A region of Legionella donaldsonii DNA encodes the following proteins:
- a CDS encoding ATP-dependent DNA helicase — protein MDEVINSADDVSKHCQRVLSNNGRLATAIPGFVARAPQVILSTAIAKAIMEKSTLVAEAGTGTGKTFAYLIPCLLSGKKALISTATKTLQDQLFHKDLPMLVRALGVAVRVQNLKGRANYLCRYRVNLHAEEGRFINPQCAHEILHVREKLPQLTAGERSELPEISEDSPVWPYVTSTTENCLGSECEHHATCFLVKARKRALESDVVVINHHLFFADSRLKEEGFGELLPGVDVVVFDEAHQLAEIAMNFNGERLGTRQLRDLVDDFLREWPVLDLANQPLKKLSFQMEQAIEQLLCALTVREERIAWEELERNKAFRQSWEALLALVDELLDCVSKATIEETPGLARCLKRLEDFKRILGRFSQTDKAQIRWLERFKHTLVFHATPFDVAEAFHNLLTRQHCAYVFTSATLTMASSFDCFTKPLGLTQAETLLLPSPFDYQQQALLYLPRELPDPKDNRYYDSLLEKALPVIDACGGRCFFLFTSHRALKLVAQRLANTLKYPLLVQGEEAKPILLARFRQLGNAVLLGTATFWEGVDVKGEALSCVIIDKLPFASPVDPVIRGKMAYLKSRGLSGFDELSLPNAVLALKQGIGRLIRDSSDRGVLMIADPRLTGRDYGRYVFASLPSLRKTRDEQTVLTFIHELALQNESIVN, from the coding sequence GTGGACGAAGTAATAAACTCGGCTGACGATGTCAGTAAGCATTGTCAGCGTGTATTGAGCAATAACGGCCGGCTTGCTACAGCCATTCCCGGCTTTGTAGCCCGTGCTCCTCAAGTGATTTTGTCTACTGCGATAGCCAAGGCTATTATGGAGAAATCAACCTTGGTTGCGGAGGCAGGAACAGGGACTGGTAAAACCTTTGCTTATTTAATTCCTTGTTTGCTAAGTGGCAAAAAAGCACTCATTTCTACTGCTACTAAAACGCTTCAAGATCAACTTTTTCATAAAGATCTACCCATGTTGGTACGTGCATTGGGTGTGGCCGTACGAGTACAGAATCTTAAGGGCAGAGCCAATTATCTTTGTCGTTATCGGGTCAATTTACATGCTGAAGAGGGGCGTTTTATTAATCCGCAATGTGCCCATGAGATTTTACATGTACGTGAAAAATTGCCCCAATTGACTGCCGGAGAACGTTCCGAATTACCCGAGATCAGTGAGGATTCACCCGTTTGGCCCTATGTTACTTCAACAACGGAAAATTGCCTTGGCAGTGAATGCGAGCATCACGCAACCTGTTTTTTGGTAAAGGCGCGTAAGCGAGCACTTGAATCGGATGTTGTTGTCATTAATCACCATTTGTTTTTTGCTGATTCTCGCTTAAAAGAAGAGGGGTTTGGTGAACTGTTACCTGGTGTTGATGTGGTTGTATTTGACGAGGCTCATCAGTTAGCAGAAATTGCCATGAATTTTAATGGGGAGCGCTTAGGTACGCGTCAGCTTCGTGATTTGGTAGACGATTTCTTACGTGAATGGCCGGTGCTTGATTTGGCGAATCAGCCATTGAAGAAATTGAGCTTCCAAATGGAGCAGGCTATTGAACAATTGCTGTGCGCTTTGACAGTACGCGAGGAACGTATCGCTTGGGAAGAATTGGAGCGCAATAAAGCATTTAGACAAAGTTGGGAGGCTCTACTTGCTTTGGTTGATGAGTTATTGGATTGTGTATCTAAGGCAACGATTGAAGAGACTCCCGGTCTGGCACGATGTTTAAAACGATTGGAAGATTTCAAGCGGATACTGGGGCGTTTTAGCCAGACTGATAAAGCACAGATCCGTTGGCTGGAACGTTTCAAGCATACCTTGGTTTTTCATGCCACGCCTTTTGATGTCGCCGAAGCGTTCCATAATTTGTTAACCCGGCAACATTGCGCTTATGTGTTTACTTCTGCCACCTTAACAATGGCCTCTTCTTTTGATTGTTTTACCAAACCTTTAGGTTTAACCCAGGCCGAAACCTTGTTACTGCCAAGTCCTTTCGATTATCAACAACAAGCCCTGCTATATTTACCTCGTGAATTGCCTGATCCTAAAGACAATCGTTATTACGATAGTCTGTTAGAGAAGGCTTTACCGGTTATTGATGCTTGTGGTGGGCGGTGTTTTTTCCTGTTTACCAGTCATAGAGCGTTAAAATTAGTTGCTCAACGACTGGCCAATACTTTAAAATATCCCCTGTTGGTACAAGGGGAAGAAGCCAAGCCAATCTTGTTGGCACGGTTTCGCCAGCTCGGTAATGCAGTACTTTTGGGTACAGCGACCTTTTGGGAAGGTGTGGACGTCAAAGGGGAGGCTCTCTCTTGTGTTATCATTGACAAACTGCCTTTTGCCAGCCCGGTTGATCCGGTGATACGTGGTAAAATGGCCTATCTAAAGTCACGTGGTTTATCTGGTTTCGATGAATTATCCTTACCCAATGCTGTTTTAGCCTTGAAACAAGGGATAGGGCGTCTGATTCGGGATAGCAGTGATCGAGGTGTATTAATGATTGCTGATCCACGGTTAACGGGTAGAGACTATGGTCGTTACGTTTTTGCAAGTTTACCTTCACTGCGTAAAACACGCGATGAGCAAACAGTATTAACTTTTATTCATGAATTGGCCTTACAAAATGAATCTATTGTCAATTGA
- a CDS encoding Trm112 family protein gives MDKRLLEILVCPLCKGKLLLKENELICRFDRLAYPIRDGIPVMLEQEARLIPLEEKERL, from the coding sequence GTGGATAAACGTTTGTTAGAAATCTTGGTTTGCCCGCTATGTAAAGGAAAGTTGCTGTTAAAAGAAAATGAGTTGATCTGCCGTTTTGACCGTTTAGCGTATCCTATTCGTGATGGGATCCCGGTGATGTTGGAGCAAGAAGCACGTTTGATTCCTTTAGAGGAAAAGGAACGTTTATGA
- the tsaB gene encoding tRNA (adenosine(37)-N6)-threonylcarbamoyltransferase complex dimerization subunit type 1 TsaB yields MNLLSIDTSTEKASVALAFNGEIRCEEQAVQRQHAQMLLPMIDRLLADSELCLSQLDAIVYGRGPGSFTGLRIACSVAKGLAYSHDLPLLPVSSLAAIANEVRVQNRLAKDAAILAVLDARMNQLYWGCFAGDANESEEQVCDAADIHVPGEKKFVLAGVGFDAYLRQLPVSLHTRLVNHFTIYPHAQAMIRLALSGEVKAVSAAEALPVYVRNQITQGETRG; encoded by the coding sequence ATGAATCTATTGTCAATTGACACTTCAACAGAAAAAGCGTCTGTGGCTTTGGCATTCAATGGTGAGATTCGTTGTGAAGAACAGGCGGTACAGCGTCAGCACGCGCAGATGCTCTTACCTATGATTGACCGGTTACTGGCTGACAGTGAACTCTGTTTAAGCCAACTCGATGCAATTGTATATGGACGCGGCCCTGGTAGTTTTACTGGTTTGCGTATTGCCTGCAGTGTGGCCAAAGGATTGGCTTATTCTCACGATTTGCCTTTATTGCCGGTCAGTAGCCTGGCTGCTATAGCCAATGAAGTACGAGTTCAGAATAGGTTAGCAAAGGATGCTGCTATACTGGCCGTTCTTGATGCTCGGATGAATCAGCTTTATTGGGGTTGTTTTGCTGGTGATGCGAACGAGAGCGAAGAGCAGGTTTGTGATGCTGCTGATATTCATGTACCTGGTGAAAAAAAATTCGTTTTAGCTGGTGTTGGTTTTGATGCTTACTTGCGGCAATTACCGGTGTCTTTACATACACGGCTTGTGAATCATTTTACAATCTACCCCCATGCACAAGCAATGATTCGCCTTGCCTTAAGTGGTGAGGTAAAAGCGGTTAGTGCAGCAGAGGCATTGCCTGTTTATGTGCGCAATCAAATAACGCAAGGAGAAACACGTGGATAA
- the fdxA gene encoding ferredoxin FdxA: MTFVVTESCIKCKYTDCVEVCPVDCFYEGPNFLVIHPEECIDCALCEPECPVDAIVSEDDLTDDQKQFLQLNAELAKTWPNITSKKDAPDDAKSWEGVEGKLQYLEKEWTK, translated from the coding sequence ATGACCTTTGTTGTTACAGAAAGTTGTATTAAGTGTAAATACACTGATTGTGTTGAAGTATGTCCAGTAGATTGTTTTTATGAAGGTCCCAATTTTTTGGTCATTCACCCTGAAGAATGTATCGATTGTGCCTTGTGTGAGCCTGAATGCCCCGTTGATGCCATTGTTTCTGAGGATGATTTAACTGACGATCAAAAACAATTTTTACAACTCAATGCTGAACTTGCTAAAACCTGGCCGAATATCACTTCCAAAAAGGATGCCCCAGATGACGCTAAATCTTGGGAAGGTGTGGAAGGCAAGCTGCAATATTTAGAAAAAGAGTGGACGAAGTAA